The Clostridia bacterium region ACTAAATTCTATTTTTACCTTGGTTGATGAGATGAGTTTTGTTTTTATATCGCTTATATTTATATCAGGGAGATTTTTTTCCTTTTTTATCTTGTAGTAGTAGGAGATATCCTGTCCGGGTATTTTTTTTATTATCTTATAGGGAGAAGTAACCGCCTCCCTTGCATACTCAATTTTTTTATCAGATGATTCTGAAGCCTTATTCATGGTTTTAAAGGTGTATACGCCTGTTTTGGCACTGCTTCCCAGCAACTCGCAAGAGATATCAAAGCTGTATGATGTACCGGGCATCAAATCCTTTAGAGTGACTTTATGATGATTTTTAGGAATTGAGGTAGTAATTATCTGGTGATTCAGCATGTCTTCGGTCCAATACTTAAAGCGGGATTGGCTTTCGAGATCGGTTCCCCAGTAGATATCAACTTCTGTGGGAGAGCTATGATATATTACAGGATTTCTGGTGATGCTGAATTTATCCGGTGTAACAAACCGCATTCTGCTGCATCGCGTCTGTCCGGATTCGTTGATGCTTTCGACATAGAATACATAGGTTGCACCTCCGTCCAGACCTGTAATTGTAACTTCATGGTCTGTCTCAGGCCGAATTTCACTGGCCTTTTTATAGTTGAGAGAATAATCAGTAACGGGAGTATAGTAAACATGACCGATGCTTTTTACATCAGTTGACCATACAATGGTTGCAGAGTTGGCTTTGATTTCCGAAATCTTTGGGGGGGTGATAACGGTTATTCTCTTTGCAGTAAACGAAATCAAACTTATGGAACCTATAAGACTTACTGCAATTGTTACTAAAATCACCAGGTTGATTACTACAAAATCTTTTTTCAACATCTTCTTCCTCTCAGGATAGTACTCTTTCATTACTTTCTTCTATAGTGGTTATTGGCAAGGTTACAACTGTTTTGACAAAGGATTCTTCATTTGTATTCATATCTATGGTTCCTTTGTATTTCTTAACAAGGCTTTTAGTGATATAAAGGCCGAACCCCCGTTTTCTATTATTTTTTGTTGAGCTTCCAGGTGCAAACAGATCAATGCCGTTTGGCAGGATACCTTTGTTTTTGATCTCCATATAAAAAACTCCATACGACTGATCAATAACAATGGAGATTTCTTTTTCTGGAAGGGTATCTACAGCATCTATGGCGTTATCAATTAAGTTGCCCACTATCTTGCACAAATCCCAGGGTTTTATGTTAGATATTTCAGATGTTCTGGATTTTATATCTATTTGCATTTTTATTCCCTTGTTTTCACAAACAGAATACTTTGCTTTTATTAGTGCGCCAACAGCATGAGGCTTTATGGTAGCCAGTTCGTACAACTCGTTTACTTCCTCTACTATACCGGATATATATTCGTGAATGCTGTTGAATTCACCCATTTTACTGAGTGAGTAAATAGTATGCAGGTGGTTCATGTGATCATGCCTCTGAGCTTTGATCGTATTTACAAGTTCAATTATGGAATCATCATATGTTTTTTTCATCTGCTGTTCGTAATTATCGGTATACAGCGTATATGTAATAAAAATCGACATGCATATCGGTATAAAAAGGGAGAGGATTAAAGTGAAAAATATACAGTTGTGTAAAACCTGTGACTCTATTCCCCAGAATAAGATTTCATTATTCAAAGAGTTGGCAAAAAACTTGTACAATACTGCTGTTAATATAATTATTGCCTGTATCAGCTCCAGATACATGATTAAAGCATATTTCTTTTTATTCAAGTTACCACCCCAGTGATGTTGCGGAATAATGTAAGATTCTAGATAATATGTAATTTACAATAAATTATACCAAGAATATTTTCAATAATCCAGATGGAATTTTCAATAAATCAAAATCCATTTATGGAATAAAATGGTTGATTAAGGAAGAATTTGATGAAATAATGTGTTTCAGAGTAGAAAAATGTTTTTAGGGTTCTTTTGTACGTTGATGAAATACTTTGGGGGTGCGAATGCTTTATGGAATCAAAAGTTCTTCTGGTAAAGGCAGACAGAGAGCCTGTAAAAGGGGTAGTAAGCCCAAATCCGAACCAGATATATAAAAACACCAGGATTTCAATAGAACACAGGAGATTACAGGAACTGGACCCGGACGAAATCAGAGTAGAGATGCTTTATATAGGCATTTGCGGAACTGATGTGCACCTGACAACAAATGATCCTGAGACAGGGTATATATGCTGCTCTGCTCCCTTATCCATACCGGAGGAAGGAAGGAACATAGGACATGAGGGTGTGGGAAGAGTTATTGATGTAGGTTCAAATATAAAATTTCTGCAAAAGGGAATGTATGTAACATTTGAATCAATAATTGTATGTAATGTCTGTGATGTATGCAGAAAGGGCAAATTCAACCAGTGCAGGAACGCAAAGCTTCTCGGACTTGAGAAGGACGGGCTGCTCGGAACTGTTGTGGATGTGCCTGCAAAGCTTGCACATAATGTATCGGAATATATAAAAACTGAAGATGACCTTATTGCCGCAACATGTATAGAGCCGGCCGGAGTTGCTTATGTTGCATGTGAAAATGCCGGAATAACCGGGGGGGATATTGTCGTTGTTTTCGGAGCAGGACCTATAGGAGTGTTCGCTGCTATGTTGAGCAAAGCAGTGTTTGGTGCTTCAGAGGTACATGTGGTTGAGACCGTCAAGTATAGAAGGGATTTTGCTGCCAGATGGGCTGACAGAGTTTACAGCAGCGAGGAGTTTTTCAGCAATTGTCCGGAAAAAATTGATGCAGTTATTGAATGCTCGGGAAATCTGGACAACATTAGAAAGTCCTTCGGGCACATAAATGCTAACGGTCATGTGGTACTTCTTGCAAGGAGCGGTGTACCACTCGAAATAATCAATATTGACTATATGATTACCAATGAAATAAATATAAAGGGCTCCCGTGGGCATCTTTGCGGCGCTTTTAGCAGCATATTGAACCTCCACAGGTCGGGACGGATTAATCTGGGCGGTGTTGTTACCTGTGTTGTAGACGGGCTGGAGAATTTGAAAAATATGCTGGAAAGCAATGAAACGATAATGAAAGAAAACTGCAAGGTGGTTGTGGATCTTAAGCGAGATAGGGATGTGTAATCTAGGGAGACATAGAAAATTGGCTAATCAATTAATTAAGATATATTACTGGTTATTAACAATTACGAAAGGGGAAGATTATGGCTATTATTTATAAACCTTCTCAGGTGTTGTTAGACAAAACTATCGAACTACTAAAAAAGAATAGATATATTTCTGGAGATGTATATATAATACCTGATTCGAATGAACAACCCAAAAAGTATATATACTACCATGACCTGTTAGGACATATGGCAATGACTGCAGAGAAGGAAGTTGTAACCGAAGCGGTTCGACTACTTGCGGACACAGGGATAGAAATACCTGAAATCGAGCTGCTTAACCACAATGCAGATAAATTTAGAGATGAAATGAAAGAAAAGGTAAACAATGTACCATGGAGTCCTTTTAGTGCATCTGCTCAAAGATTTGTTTATATGCTTTCGTATATTAAGAGGCCTAAAAAAATGCTATGTATTGGAATAGGCGATGGGGGTATAGTACTTTTTTGGAATCTTGGCTTCTTGGATAGAAATAGTCGGAATGAAAGTGTTGATAGAATCTTGGGAATTGAAAACACTTCACTTAATATCGAAAAAGCTAAAGCGAACCTCAAGAAGGTTTTTATGACTAATAAAGTTGAGCTTTTAGATGATAGTGCTCTACAACACCTTGAGGATGACAGCTATGACTATGTATTAATAGATGCATATCTGAAAAGCAGTTATATAGATATAGTAAAAGACCTTTATCCTAAATTAAAAAAAGGTGGTTGGTTGTTGGCGCATGATGCAATCTATCCTAAATACCGTGCAAATATAGATGATTATCTGTCATTTGTCAGGGATAAGAAGAATTTTAGTGAAAGCATATGCTTTGAGTTTGATTCAAATGGACTCGAATTGTCAATAAAGTGACTGAGTTAACACTATATTAATTTGTACTTATGTGAGAGCACAGGTGTGTAAGGAGAAAACATGGTATGAATATGCAAACTAGTTTAACGAGCTTGATAATAAGTAAAAAGCTTGCAGAAAAATCTATAACTTTTATAAAAAATGACAGAAGTGAAAATCGTATATCATACAGCTTGATGTACAATAGGGCTGTTAACTGCCTGCATTATCTGCAATCAGCCGGGTTGAAACCAGGCTCCAAGGCTGTTCTCCACATTGAAGACGAGGAAAGATATATTTGCACGTTATGGGCTTGCATCCTGGGAGGAATAGTTTCTGTACCTTTTACAGTAGGAAATACTCATGAGCATATACTGAGGATAAGTAAAGTATGGGATGCTTTGGATGATGGATATTTCATTACGGATAATAATTCATATAACAATTTGATAAGCCTATCAGGGGAATCAG contains the following coding sequences:
- a CDS encoding GHKL domain-containing protein, with translation MNKKKYALIMYLELIQAIIILTAVLYKFFANSLNNEILFWGIESQVLHNCIFFTLILSLFIPICMSIFITYTLYTDNYEQQMKKTYDDSIIELVNTIKAQRHDHMNHLHTIYSLSKMGEFNSIHEYISGIVEEVNELYELATIKPHAVGALIKAKYSVCENKGIKMQIDIKSRTSEISNIKPWDLCKIVGNLIDNAIDAVDTLPEKEISIVIDQSYGVFYMEIKNKGILPNGIDLFAPGSSTKNNRKRGFGLYITKSLVKKYKGTIDMNTNEESFVKTVVTLPITTIEESNERVLS
- a CDS encoding class I SAM-dependent methyltransferase, with amino-acid sequence MAIIYKPSQVLLDKTIELLKKNRYISGDVYIIPDSNEQPKKYIYYHDLLGHMAMTAEKEVVTEAVRLLADTGIEIPEIELLNHNADKFRDEMKEKVNNVPWSPFSASAQRFVYMLSYIKRPKKMLCIGIGDGGIVLFWNLGFLDRNSRNESVDRILGIENTSLNIEKAKANLKKVFMTNKVELLDDSALQHLEDDSYDYVLIDAYLKSSYIDIVKDLYPKLKKGGWLLAHDAIYPKYRANIDDYLSFVRDKKNFSESICFEFDSNGLELSIK
- a CDS encoding zinc-binding dehydrogenase gives rise to the protein MESKVLLVKADREPVKGVVSPNPNQIYKNTRISIEHRRLQELDPDEIRVEMLYIGICGTDVHLTTNDPETGYICCSAPLSIPEEGRNIGHEGVGRVIDVGSNIKFLQKGMYVTFESIIVCNVCDVCRKGKFNQCRNAKLLGLEKDGLLGTVVDVPAKLAHNVSEYIKTEDDLIAATCIEPAGVAYVACENAGITGGDIVVVFGAGPIGVFAAMLSKAVFGASEVHVVETVKYRRDFAARWADRVYSSEEFFSNCPEKIDAVIECSGNLDNIRKSFGHINANGHVVLLARSGVPLEIINIDYMITNEINIKGSRGHLCGAFSSILNLHRSGRINLGGVVTCVVDGLENLKNMLESNETIMKENCKVVVDLKRDRDV